The Chryseobacterium geocarposphaerae genomic sequence TTGGAATAATCGAATTTTTCTTTGATCAGCTGTGATCTTTTTTCAAGAAAATCAAATATACCCATGAAAAATCCATTAACATTAAGTCGGGCAGATTGGTTTACCTTTCCTGTATTAAAATCGTTTTTTACCCCTTCTATGTGATCAAAATTTTCATCTAAAAAGTTAACCAGGTCTAAATTTTCAGATTTTTTCAGCCATAGCTTCTGTTCATTTTCGTCATGAAAAATTCTGTGGATAGGAGCTTCTATTAAATAATTCTTTCCTGTATAAGTTTCAATCTCCTTTAATGAATCTTTTAAAAAATCTATTTGTTCCTGGGCTTTCCAAAAAGTAGTAAACTTTTTTAAAACTACCGGGTTAATAATGCCTGCAGAGACCTGCGACGCACTTTTTTTTCCTTCAGAGAAAATCACAAAAGATTTATTGTTTTTAATCAATTGATGTGCTAAAAAAACACCTGCATATCCGTCACCAACAATTATATAGTCTACTTTTTTCATATTAAAATCTTCTTAAAGGCCTCGTCTTCTACGTAAGTGCTTCATCATTCCCTTTATAACTAAGGGTACAATTTCAGAATAAAAAAACCTGAGTAAAAATACTCAGGTTTTATATATGAATCAAATGAAATATTAATAATTCCACAATTCGTTTTCCATTTCAAGAATCTGTCCTTTGATTCTATCACTTTCTTCAATTTGTTCTTCAGCATTCCTAGGGACATAATCCTTAATGGTTCCATCTCCTAAACCGCTTGATGACTTATAGATTATAGAAGAGAATCTTCTTGCGTTAATGATATCATCGAAAGACAAATCAGCCGCTGAATTTTTTCTGTTGAAAACGTAATTATTTGCTAAAATATCTCTTGCCTTTGGATAGTATACCCAGAATAGATCTACAAGATCATTAGCTCCTTCCATAAGTTTTCCTTCAGCATCTAGTCTACCGATAGATGTTGGATCTGGTCCCATTGCAGCAATTCCAAGAGGTCTGTATTTCATTTGGCCATCTCTCTTATCAATAAACCACATACCCATGATTTTCAACACTTTAACTTTATCGGTTGTTGTTCTAATATGGTCAATTAGTCTTTTCTTCTCATCTTCAGTAAGTTGTCTTCCTGAATTTAAAATATCAATTGCCTCTTCATCCATTCTTACACTCTCCAATTTTTTCTGAAGAGCTTCCTTGCCTAATTTTGTAGTAAAATTCTCGTCATCATAAACCTCTTCAATTTGGCCATCCATTGCAGCATCTAAAAGAATTTGATAAAGAGATCTAGTATTTTTAGAAAGTAGTCCGTCCGGATTATCATAGTAGAATGGTTGATTAATTTTATCATTCAAATCTATAATTTCCCATACAAACATACTTTTTAATACGTCTTTATCATCTACAAAACCGTACTCTAGTGGCTTTACTTTATTACTAATAACAGTATCTCCCACTTTTCTCATATTTTCAGCTCTCATCTGTCTGAATTCTTCCGGAGAAGAAGCATTTAGAATAGTCTGAGAAAATGCAAACCCAGAAGCTAAAACTAGTAGACTGCTAATATATTTTTTCATAATATGAATTTACAAATTAATCTTATTGAACATTGATAGTTACTGGTGAAATTTCTTTCAATCTTTGATTTCCTAAACCAGTTGCCGTAGCTTGGATATCATAGATTTGTACAACATCACCCGGTCTAAGATTTCTCAATAAACCTTCTGCGGAAGACAATCCACTACCTTGGATCATTGTACCTGCTCTACCTGGTAACTTCAATATGAAGCTATTTACTGTAAATGATACAGGGAAATCAAAATCTGGTAAAGTAGCTGTAACAATCTGATTTGGAATCGAAGTTGCCGGCATAAAATTAACAGCTTTACCTCTAATTTGCCCCTGCGGTCTAGGAATTCCTTTGATTCTGTATTCAAATACTTGAGATACAACTTTACCACTAGGCTCCCTTCCAGAAAGCGTCAGCTGAATAACATTTCCTGATTGTGGAGTAACATTCCATTTACCATTTCCTGTACTCTTAACAATTGCACCACCAGAAGCCGACAATGATAATTTAGCATTATCAGCACCTAAGATAGATCCAGACACTGGGTTTTCTAAACCTCTATACATTACATTCATCTTATCAGCAGAAAGTAATAATCCTTTTTCAAGTTTTACTTCTTGCGGACCTGCGATTACATTATAAGTATGAGTCCAGGTGAAGGGTTGTGCTTTTCCGCTAGCATCAGTTAATGTAATTACACCACCAATTTTATGTTCTCCTAATCCTCCAGTATTTAAAGGAAGGAACCCTTTACCATTTTCCTGTCTGCTAACACCACTGATGTTAATCTTATTACTATTAGAATAGTTACCTAACATTACAACAGCTTCAGCTTTATTACCTGCAACGATATCCGTTGGAGCAGAAACAATAGCTTCATAACTAGTGAATTTGATACTCGCATCTACTTTCTCCTGAAGCATTAATGCCAATGCATCAGACTGTACGTTTCTTGCATCATTCTGGATAATTCCTAAATTAGAAATCGCTGCAATAAGCGGTTGGTGATAGAATTTATTCTGAAACCAAGTTTTTCCGTTCGGAGATTTTCCTTGAGGATATTCTGCAATTAAAGAAGTATTTGCTCTTTCAACCAATTTTGCCAAGTGTTGATCTCTTCCAAATGTATTATTGATATAATTTCTTACATCATCAATTTTAGCTTTTAATGCCAAAGCTTTTTTTGACGGACTGTTTTCGTCTCCTCCGTTGAAGAAGTATTCTGTAGTCGCTTCGTTATTATTCAATGCAGAGAAGTTCTCACTTACATCCATGTCTTTCCCGCTCTCATCTTTATCGTGGAATTCTGAATGTTTTTTAAGTGTAGTTTTTACTTCTTCTGCCTCTTTTACCAAACCGTCAATTTTATCTCTCAATATTTGATATTGTGCCCAAGGTTCTGCATAAGTATCAGGAACCTGCTGAGCTTTAGCCTCAAGTGTCTTTTCGAAGATATCCTTGTTCTTTTGCTCCGTTAGGTTACGGGTTTGGTTAAGAGATATTGTAGAGTCATAAAACGACCTGATAATTTCAACATCAATGTTTAGGGCCATCATCGCGATGAACACCAAATACATTAGGTTGATCATCTTCTGACGTGGAGTCTGTTTTCCTTTTGCCATTCTCTTTTCTTTTGTTTGATTAAATAATTAAAATTTAGAAATGGTTAAGAAATTAAGACTTCATCGCAGTTAACATACCGCCATAAACTCTATTCAAATTATTTAAATTAGACGTTAAGCCTTGTAACTCTTGGTTGAATTTTGCAGATTGTTCAGCAGATTTTTGCATATCTTCAACATATTTGTTTGCAAATTCTGATTGTCTCTTTCCGCTTTCCAACTGCATTGCGTAAAGAGCATTCATACTCTCCATATGTTGAGCAGCTTTATTCAACTGTTCATTATATTTATGAGTAGAAGCAGATACGTCTACTGTTTGGTTGATCTGATCTACAGAGTTTGAAAATTTATCGATTCCTGCTCTTAATCTATCAAATAGTTGAACATCAAGTTTAGCATCCTGTAACATTTTGTCAAGTTTACCAGAAAGCGAGTTTTCAAGTTCTGCTATATGATTATTATTTCTAGTAGAAACATTAGAATGTAACGGGTTAGGATTTGCATGCTTATCTAATAATTCAGGATAAACATTTTCCCAAGCATAAGACTCTTCATTTTTCGGTGGATCGAAGGCAAAAATGATGAAGATGATAGCTTCAGTAATAAGTCCTACTGTAAGAGCAATATTACCATTAATAGGTCCCAGTGTAATGTGAGTAATTTTAAGCCAAGCTCCAAGAATTACAATTGCAGCACCGAATGAATAGAAGAAATTCATCCAAGCATCTTTAGTCTTAAACATATAAGTTAGTTTTTTTTAATGTTAGTGTAAATTAGTTTTATTGGTTTTTATCTGTTTATTTTTCTTGGCTTTACTGCAGCTTCAGGGATATCCTGTACTGTTCTAAATCCAATATAACTTCTTGCAGAATCTTTTCTTTCCCAATCTCTCATACCTGTCATCAACATATACCCTACATCTTTCCAAGAACCTCCTCTTACAGATTTTCTAGTATCTGATTTATCTTTAGTAGATGGGTTAAGCGTAGATGTAAACACTGCAGATGAATTATTGTATCCTGATTCTGTCCATTCAGCTACGTTTCCAGCCATATCATATAAACCGAATCCGTTCTTTTTGAATTTCTTTACAGGAGCAGTGTATGTATAAGTACCTTTTTTCTCATCCTCCATGTAATTACCTCGTTTTGGCTTGAAGTTTGCAAGATAACAACCTCTGTCATCCATTAAATAAGGGCCTCCCCAAGGATAAGCTGCATTTTCTTTTCCTCCTTTTGCAGCATATTCCCATTCAACTTCTGTAGGAAGTCTGAAAATCAAAGGTCTTTGTTTTCTTCTTTTTAAGCTTTCGTTGTAATCAGATTTTAGTTTAGTTCTGAAGTTACAATAGGCTCTTGCCTGATCCCAAGTTACTCCAACTACAGGATAGTCTTTATATGCCTTATGCCAGAAGTATTGTTCAAATAATGGCTCGTTATAAGTAAAGTGGAAATCTTTTACCCAAACTGTTGTATCAGGATAGATTGCAATACTTTCTCTTTTTAAATAATTTGCTCCTCTTTCATTATCAGCAATAGCTGCATCCGTATCTCCCCACTGATAAGTATATTTTAATTTACTTACATCAAGGATTCTTTCGTTTCCTATTCTAGAAGAAGCTGGCAAATACATCGATTCTAAAACCTCTGCATATTCTACATCCGGATACTTTGATGTATTCCAATGCAATGGAATTTTCCAGTCTAATTTCTTACTCGCATCGTAGCTTCCGTCATTTCCGCCACCTTGGCCTTCTATATATTCTTGATATGGTGTTAAGTTGTCTTCTTTTTTAGCTAAGTAAGCATAGTCTCCGATACTAGCTCCTTTACCTTTCCCATCACCTCCTTCACCTGCTGCTTCAGCAAGTAATGTTCTAGCGATAGAGTCTCTTACATAATTAATGAACAGTCTGTATTCTGCATTAGTAGTTTCAGCTTCATCCATGAAGAAAGAAGAAACTGTTGTTGTTTTCAATGGTGCTTTTTCAGCAGAATTTGTTGGATCCTGATCTGCCATACCCGCAATAAACGAGCCGGCAGGAATTGCAACCATACCATAAGGTCTTTCCGCAACAAATGATTTTGCTTTTTCTCTTGGTATCAATTCTCCTTTCGTTCCTGGTTTCCCTACAGAAGAAGTACCACCACCTGAACAAGATACCGACGCTACTGACGCAGACAATAATAAAAGAAATATCCTTTTCATGTTAATTTTTATAATTAAGCCGTAAATATATAATTTTTTTAAGAAACTTTTAAGATTTTTTTTGAAATAACGGAAGAAATCTAAATTTATTTTATTTACACCAAATTTTTATTCCACAGTTACAGATTTTGCAAGGTTTCTTGGCTGGTCTACATTTGCACCTCTATACACTGCAATATAATATGCTAATAACTGTAAAGGTACTGATGCAACAATTGGTGAGAAGCATTCTGATGTTTCAGGAATTTCAATAACATAATCTGCCATTTCACTTACCTGAGTATCTCCTTTATTCACAACAGCAATAATTTTTCCTTTTCTTGCTTTAATTTCCTGAACGTTGCTTACAATTTTATCATAATGTCCCTTCTTAGGAGCAATAATAACGATTGGCATATTTTCATCAATTAAGGCAATCGGACCATGTTTCATTTCTGCTGCAGGATATCCCTCTGCATGAATATAAGAGATTTCTTTTAACTTCAATGCCCCTTCTAATGCTGCAGGATAGTTATATCCTCTTCCTAAATACAGGAAGTTGGTAGCGGTAACAAAATCTTTTGCTATATTTTGAACTAATTCGTGCGTTGAGCTTAGAACATCTTCAATTTTTTTAGGAATAGCATCCAGCTCAGCAATTAAACTCATAAAATCTGCGTTTCCTAAGTTTCCGTTATGTTTACCTAATTTAAATGCTATTAAAGTAAGAATAGTTAACTGTGCAGTAAAAGCTTTTGTTGAAGCAACTCCGATTTCAGGACCTGCATGGGTATATGAACCTGCATCTGTAATTCTTGCAATAGAAGAATCAACAACATTACAAATACCATATATAAATGCTCCTTTTTCCTTAGCCAGTTTTAAAGCGGCCATAGTGTCTGCAGTTTCTCCTGACTGAGAAATTGCAATTACAACATCTTTATCGGTAATAATTGGGTTTCTATATCTGAATTCCGAAGCATATTCTACTTCAACCGGAATTCTCGCATATTCTTCAATTAAATATTCACCGATAAGACCAGCATGCCAAGAAGTACCGCAAGCAATAATGATGATTCTGTTTGCATTTTTAAATCTTTCAATATGGTCCCAGATTCCGGCCATTTTGATAATTCCTTCATCTACAAGAAGTCTCCCTCTCATTGTATCATGGACAGATTTTGGCTGTTCGAAAATTTCTTTCAACATAAAATGTTCGTAACCTCCTTTTTCAATCTGTTCCAAACTTAATTTAAGTTCCTGAATTTCAGGTTTAATTTTAGAATTATCATTAATAGTTCTTATGTCTACTCCATTTTCCAGAGAAATTGTAGCCATATGACCTTCTTCAAGATAAATAGCTTCCTTTGTGAATTCAACAAAAGGAGATGCGTCAGAAGCAATGAAATATTCGTTCTCACCAATACCGATTGCTAAAGGAGACCCTAATCTTCCCACCACTAATACCCCAGGAAAATCCTGATGCATCACAGTTATAGCATACGCACCATATACTTCATTAAGCGCATATCTTACTGCAGTAGGAAAATCCATTTCGGGATTTAAATCCATAAAATACTGAATAAGATTTACTAAAACTTCTGTATCGGTCTCCGATTTGAAGCTAAAACCTTTTTCAATAAGCATTGTTTTAATAGTATCATAGTTTTCAATAATCCCATTATGAACAAGAGCAATTTTATTATTATTTGAAAGGTGAGGGTGGGAATTTCTATCACTAGGAACACCATGTGTAGCCCAACGAGTATGCCCCATACCTATTTTAGCAGTACCTTTCAATGCTTCAGAGATCTTTACTAAATCATCTACTTTCCCTTTAGTTTTCTCAACTTCAAATTTATCATTCCCATCTTCTAAGACAATTCCAGCACTGTCATACCCTCTATATTCTAATCTTCTAAGACCGTTGATAACAATATCATACGCATCCTGAAATCCTGTATATCCTACTATTCCGCACATATTTTTCTCGTGTTTTTATATGTATTTTATTTTTTGCTGTGAACAACTAAAAGTTGTATTTTATTTTTATTAGACGGATCATTACCAATAAATACTGCTCTATCTGCCGAGAAAGCTCTGTTTGAATATTTGTATCCCGCATAAGATCCTGATGTTGTATTAATAAAACTTGCTAAGTCAATCTTAAAATATTTATTTGTATTATCAACACCAGTTTCAACAATATCCTTCAATGATTTTGTAATCGTAAAATCATAATATGCAGGATTCTTATCAATGTCATATATTTTATACGGAGAAAAATTTATAGATCCACTTAAGTTTAACAAATCTGTCGTAAAAGCTGTTGTCTCTTTTCCATTACTATCCACATCTTTTTGAACAATAGTAAAATCGATTGGCTTCGTATACTTATTATTGTAGTTCGCATAATTTATATTCCAAGATGGATCTGTATAGATTCTGATTCTAGCACCAATAATAGCTTTTTTATTATTTTGATAGAATTGTTTCAGTTCATTGATAGTTGCTGCCGGAATCTTAATACCTATTGAAGGTCCTCCCATTCCCTGAGTAAATAATCTAGCATCTCCATTTATTTTATCTCCAATAACAGAGTTATCAAACTGTGTCGATCTATTGTATTCATAGTGCCCAATATGTGCATTGGCCGATCCCATAGTAAACTTATAAGTTGTTTGAGGCCTCGTTGTTGTACCATTTTCCGTTTTATCATTTTTATAATACATGATCATCTCTATGTCATCCGGATTAAACTGAAACAGATATCCATCACTTTCAACAACAGAGAGTTTTATCCCCTTAAAATATCTAATAAAGTTAGAAGCATCTTTAAGATCCGAAGAACTGGCTTTATCCACAATTTTAGTCTGGAAAAAACCAGCACTTAAAGGAATTCTAATTCCCACCGCTGAAGATGTGTATAATGAGCTAGCATCAGAATCTTTTGTGATTGTTACTGAATTCACATTTCCATTAAATATTTTGCTTCCTAGTTCTAATGGAGCGTCATAGATGGTATTAGAATAAGCAATATCATTTTGTCCATTTAAAAAATCTCCAACTTCATTTACCTTAATTGTAAATTGTGGCACCGCTCCATTAATTTTAGCCTTTCCATATTTGTAAACAGGATAAGTATTTACCACTTTTTTAGCCGCAACATTTCCATCTGGATAAATATAATCTTCATTTGTCGTAGTGGTAAGTGAATCTGTAGCATACGTTGGTTTTACCACTAATACAACAGAGTCAACTACAGGATTTGCTCCAAAGTCCGGGCTATAAGACGGTAAACGTACTTGAGTGAAATAAGATGCTCTTTGCATTCCGAACTGACTTTCCGTAAAAGCACCTAATACAGCTTTTCTTGTAGAATTATAAACTTCATACATAGCAGATGCATCACTACGAATACTGTCATTGTTATCAATATTATAAGCAATGACATCACGAGAAGTTTCTTCTCCCTGAGCTGCATCATTTAAAAATAATTGTTCTCCCAAAGCATCTGTTTCAGGTTCACAATTGTATAATAATACACTTCCAAAAATCGCCATAAATAAAATGGCGAAAGTTCTTTTAATAGTATAAGTCATTAAAATGTGTTTTTTAATAAAGTTGATTGATAGAATCTACATCAAGATACTCAGATTTTGATGTACCAGTTTCATTAAAAGCCTTATCTAGTTCTTCGTTTAAGAATTCATCTCCTTTAACAATTGAATCTACATAGTTCATGCTTTCAATTACAACATTCTGAATGGTTGGATTTTCCAATGCCTTTAATCCTGAAATATTATCAAATTTAAGCTTATCTTCAATATTACCACTCAAAGCAGCATCTTTCTCATTGTATAAAGAAAGAACTATTTTAGCATCTTTAAAGTATGCATCAGTTTCGTAATATGTTTTAAGATAAATAGGAACAAAAGAAGACATCCATCCGTTTAAGTGAATAACATCCGGAACCCAGTTTAATTTTTTAATGGTTTCTATAACTCCTCTTGCAAAAAAGATTGCTCTCTCATCATTGTCATCGAAAGGATTTCCTTCATCATCAAAATAATATTGCTTTCTTTTAAAATATTCTTCATTATCTATAAAATACACCTGAAGTCTTTCTCCTGGAAGAGAAGCTACCTTAATGATAAGAGGCTGATCTAAATCATTGATAATAATATTCATTCCTGAAAGACGAATAACCTCATGAAGCTGAAACTTCCTTTCACTTATTTGTCCAAATCGTGGCATAAAAACTCTCACATCATTTCCTTCCTGGTGCATCTTAAGTGCCATTTTGTTTACCACTGTTGCTAAATTTGTATCTTCCTGATAAGGGTACATTTCTGTGGTAATGTACAGTATCTTTTGATTCGGCATAAACTTCTATCTAATTTTTGTAAAAATGCTTTAATGTGCAAAATTACAAAAAAACATCCAACATTATTTTAATTAACATTTTTTTACGATAATTCCCTTTTTCAGATTATCGAAAACAACAGTAATATATGATATTTTTAGTATTTTTGAAATACTATTATAGCGAACTATGGAAGTTTTAAAAAATAAGAAAACACTTCAGGATTTCATTGAAAGACAGAAGGAAATGGGAAAAAGAATAGGTTTTGCTCCAACAATGGGTGCGCTGCACAACGGGCACCTTTCCCTTTATGAAGAAGCAAGAAAAGAAAATGACCTTGTCATTTCTTCAATTTTTGTAAATCCCACTCAATTTAACAATCCTGAAGACCTTGAAAAATATCCACGAGATATAGACCGAGATATTTTGATCCTACAGAATTCAGGACTCATAGATGCTGTTTACATTCCTGAAGTATCTGATATTTATCCAGAAAAGACAGAAAGCCAACATTATGATTTCGACGGACTGGAAAACGAAATGGAAGGAAGATCCCGGCCAGGGCACTTTGACGGAGTCGGAACCGTTGTAGAAGAGCTTTTCAAACAAATACAGCCCGACAATGCTTATTTTGGCGAAAAAGACTTTCAACAGTTAGCCATTATCAAAAAATTGGTTGAAAAGAAAAAGCTTCCCATTAAAATAAAAGGAGTACCCATTTACAGAGCGAGTAATGGTTTAGCATTAAGCTCAAGAAATCAAAGACTGCACGAAGACAGAAAAGAAGCTGCAAAAATCATTTATGAAACATTAAAACAGGTAAATAACTGGTTCAAAGAAATAACAATATCCGAAATCAAAGAAAAGGTACAGGACATTTTTGATCATCAGCAAGGTATGAAACTTGAGTATTTTTTAATTGCAGATGAAGAAACTTTACAAGAAACGGATACTTTTCAAAAAGGGCGAAGCTTCAGAGCTTTTATAGTCGTTATTGTAGATGGTGTGAGGTTAATTGACAATATGCACCTCTCTTAAATATTATAATTTATTTCCAATATATGATAGGCATCACTTTTAGTGATGCTTTTTTATATCTTACTTAAACAATAGTTTACATTTATCAAATATAAAAAAAATCAAAGGCTTCTTACGAAGCCTTTGAAACACCAAATCACAAAATATTAATATGAAAAAAATTTACTTTTCAGTAAACTTGTGACCCGGCTGGGATTCGAACCCAGGACCCATACATTAAAAGTGTATTGCTCTACCAGCTGAGCTACCGAGTCGGTCACTTCATCTACAAATTACATTTCAAAATGCTTTTTGTTTTTTAGCGGTGCAAAGATACGATATTTTTTGTCTTTGCAAAATTTATTTTAAAAAATCAAAGGCTTCTTACGAAGCCTTTGAAACACCAAATCACAAAATATTAATATGAAAAAAATTTACTTTTCAGTAAACTTGTGACCCGGCTGGGATTCGAACCCAGGACCCATACATTAAAAGTGTATTGCTCTACCAGCTGAGCTACCGAGTCGGCCACAATTGTATGATAAATATAAAAATAATTCTAATAAATCACACCAATTATTTCAATTTTCTGCAGTGTGCCTGCGACTGGACTCGAACCAGCACATCCTTAGGAAACCACCCCCTCAAGATGGCGTGTCTACCAATTTCACCACGCAGGCAATAAATTACAAAATCAGTAATTTTCTTGCTAGTGACCCGGCTGGGATTCGAACCCAGGACCCATACATTAAAAGTGTATTGCTCTACCAGCTGAGCTACCGAGTCGGCCACTTTATTATCGATTAACACTATGATAATGTCCCTCGTTTTCAGTGGTGCAAAGATATGAGTTTTTTCTTTATCTCAAAACTTTTTCGCAAATTTGTTTAAAAAAAATTCATGATAATTTCACTTGTTGGATACATGGGAAGTGGCAAATCTCACATTTCCAAAATATTAAGCGAAAAACTCAATTTTAAATTAATTGATCTTGATAAAGAAATTTCCAGACGCAACAAATTAACAATTCCTGAAATCTTCGAAAAAAAGGGAGAAATCTACTTTAGAAAGCTGGAAAGAGAAACTTTGGAAGAGATACTGGCTTCACAGGAGAATGTGATTTTAAGCCTTGGTGGAGGAACTCCGGTTTACTATAATAATATGGAAATTATTAATCATAACTCGAAAAGTGTTTTTTTGAGAGCTTCTGTCGGGACTTTATCCGAAAGACTTCTGAAACAAAAAGAAAAACGTCCTTTGATTGCAAATATTTCTGATGAAAACCTTCCTGAGTTTATTGCTAAACATTTATTTGAAAGAAATGAATTTTACAATAAAGCGCAGGCCAGTGTAATTACGGATAACAGGACTCCTGAAGACATTGTGGATGAAATCATAGAAAAGCTCTATCTCTAGAGCTTTTTTTAATCTTCATTTTCAGAATCATCATCTCCGGTCTCACCAAAGAACTCATCCCAGTCTGTAAAATCTGTTGCAACATCATTTTCTACATAGTCATCCATATCACGTCGGTCTTTCTTCGTAGGCCTTCCCTCTCCTTTAATCCGGTAATAATCCTGAGACATTTTACGCATTTTTAATAGTTCATACTGCTCTTTATCTGTCACATCTTTTATATGTAAAGGCACTAATTTGGCCCCGATTCTACTTTTAGGAATCTGGATTACTTTAATTTTATAGTCAATCTGATTTTTACGGATCTTGATTACATCCCCTTCCTTCACCTCTTTAGAAGACTTCACTACCGACTCACCAATAGAAACTCTGTTTTTTTTAATCTCCTCAGTAGCAATGGTTCTGGTCTTATAAAAGCGAATGCTCCATAAAAATTTATCTATTCTCATATTTTTTTATACTTTTGTCGTTATATTATTTGTAAAGTAATTAAAAGTTTTTTTAATAATGAAAAAAATATTTTTATATATCCTTGCAGGCTCTCTTTGTTTTTCTGCTTGTAAAAAAGATGATGAAGTAGAAACTTTTGTAGAACCTGAAGACATTAATGTAAGAAATTCTTATGATCAGCAGGCTATTCAAAAATTTATGAATGACAATTACTTGGACAGTCAAGGAAATATAAAAGCATTCAGCAGTACAGACGCAAGTGATGATAATGAGAAAAAATTATCTGACCTAAGCCCTCAAACACTTCCTTCAGGTGTTATTTATATTGTAAGAAACGGAGCTCAGCCTTCACCAGGTGTTGCTATAGAGACAAACTCTAGTGCTAGTAATGCTACTCAAATCAAAACTATGATAAGAGCTAACTATTATATTGCCACAGATACTGACGGAAATATTAAGTTCTCAACAGCAGGTACCCTTTTAAACACTATTGACGGAAATGGTTCTCCACTCACTGACCCTATTTTTTATTATGTGAAAAAATCGGTTCTAGATGCTGCAACAACAGACGCCGCAAAACAAAGAAAATACTATGAAATCGAAGGTTTTCAAGAAGGCTTGAAACAATTCAATGGATTTGAAAACACAGCAAATGGAGCTCCATATAACTTGCAAGGTGTAATTATAGTACCTTCAAAAGCTGCATTTGCAAGAGATAGTAATTACTACGGGCTTCAAAATGCGTGTTTAGTATTTAACTTTCAAATCTACGATGCCAAAACAAGGCCCGCAGATCAACAATAAAAAAAGCGCTTCAAATTGAAGCGCTTTTTTATTATCTATTTTTCTAAACCCTTGCTTTTTGTTTTACATTTCCTAAAATATCCGGGAAATACAAGTCCGCTAAGTGATCAAATTCATCACCTCTCATAAACATGGTAGCATCAACTTCTTCATAAGAGTTTCTACCTGCCGCTGCAATCAGTTCATTACAGGTATGAAGGGTATTTTTATGGAAGTGATATACTCTTTCCGCTTTATCCGTTACATCAAGCCCTTTAATTAACATTTTATCCTGTGTAGCAACACCTGTCGGGCAATTATTGGAATTACATCTCAATGCCTGAATACAACCTAAAGAGAACATAAACCCTCTCGCATTATTACACATATCTGCACCCATGGCAAT encodes the following:
- a CDS encoding RNA-binding S4 domain-containing protein, which translates into the protein MRIDKFLWSIRFYKTRTIATEEIKKNRVSIGESVVKSSKEVKEGDVIKIRKNQIDYKIKVIQIPKSRIGAKLVPLHIKDVTDKEQYELLKMRKMSQDYYRIKGEGRPTKKDRRDMDDYVENDVATDFTDWDEFFGETGDDDSENED